A window of Ignavibacteria bacterium genomic DNA:
GTTCGTTCCAAAGCAAGTGATGAAGTTCATCGAGAAATTTTTTTTCCGCTAAATGTTCTAACAATGTTTGAGGACGCATTTCCTCACTATTTTGAATGATTCGTACTAAGAAAAAACGTTCACGTAAAAAGCAATTCTCGTTCCAAAATGTATGAATGCTAAGTAATAACAATGTGAACGAAAACAGCGTAAAACGTATTTCCCCTTCTCACAAATGAAAGCATTAAGAAAAATAATTTTCACAAATGAAACGTTCAAAATTTCCAAACGAAATATTTTTTTGCAATACCTCATAATTATTTCATCCCGCTCATTGGCACACAAATTGTTTAGAGAATAGCATAACAAAATTTTTATGCGTAGAAAACAACGTAACGCACAGTGCGAGGAAATGCTCTTTCGTTCTATACTTTTTTTAACACCATCAACCTATTCATAATTACTTCAGAATCGTCTATATTTACCAACATTTTTTTCACTTTAATCAACAATATGTATCACAACAAACAGGATAATTTCAAATGTCATTAGATTATGTCAACAGCATTATGGCTGATGTAAAAGCAAAAAATCCCAACGAAAAAGAATTTCACCAAGCGGTTCACGAAGTCGTCGAGTCGCTCAGTGTCGTATTCGAGCGTCATCCCGAATACCGCAGCAATAAAATCCTTGAACGGATAATAGAGCCGGAACGCGTAATAATGTTCCGTGTTCCGTGGATGGATGACCAAGGAAATGTTCATGTTAATCGCGGTTTTCGTATTGAAATGAACAGTGCAATCGGTCCGTACAAAGGCGGTTTGCGTTTTCACCCGTCGGTCAATTTAGGAATTCTAAAATTTTTAGCATTCGAACAAGTTTTCAAAAACAGTTTAACAACACTTCCGATGGGCGGCGGGAAAGGCGGTTCTGATTTCGATCCGAAAGGAAAAAGCGACAACGAAGTTATGCGATTCTGCCAAAGTTTTATGAATGAATTAGTCCGACATATCGGTCCCAATACTGATGTTCCCGCCGGCGATATAGGAGTTGGAGGAAGAGAAATCGGATTTATGTTCGGTCAATACAAAAAACTCCGCAACGAATTTACCGGTGTTCTCACTGGTAAAGGATTGAATTGGGGCGGTTCGTTAATTCGTCCTGAAGCAACCGGTTACGGAGCAGTGTATTTTGCAGCAGAAATGCTTGGAACAAAAGGACAAGCATTGCAAGAGAAAAAATGTTTGGTCTCCGGAAGTGGAAATGTGGCTCAATACACGATTGAGAAAATCAATCATCTCGGAGGAAAAGTCGTAACGCTTTCAGATTCCAACGGATATATTTATGATGAAGAAGGAATCAACGCGGAAAAACTTGCATTCGTAATGTATTTGAAAAATGTCAAACGCGGACGCATTCAGGAATATTCTGCGAAGTACAAGAATGCAGTGTTCACTCCGATAGATGCAAAACATGATTACAATCCACTTTGGAATCATAAAGCAGATTGCGCATTTCCTTCTGCAACTCAGAATGAAATCACCGGAAAAGATGCTGCGAATTTAGTGAAGAACGGAGTTTATGTTGTCGCCGAAGGTGCAAATATGCCAACAACTCCCGAAGGTATCAAAGTATTTTTGGATTCAAAAATTCTTTACGGTCCTGGGAAAGCGGCAAATGCAGGCGGCGTTGCAACATCAGGATTGGAGATGGCGCAAAACAGTATGCGATATTCGTGGACGCGCGAAGAAGTAGATAATCGTCTCCATCTTATTATGAAGAGTATTCACAAAACTTGCGTGGAGGTTGCGGAGCGATTCGGAACGCCGGGCAATTATGTGAATGGAGCAAACATCGGCGGCTTCCTTAAAGTTGCTGATGCAATGCTTGACCAAGGACTGGTATAACCTTTCTTTTGTTGTGAATAAAAAGAGACGGAGTGTGGCGTTGCTGCACTCCGTTTTTACTTCATTAGATAATTAGCATTATATTTACTCGTGCATTATGATGACACTTTGCTTTTTTGTTTCCGATATTCATGGTGTTATAAATCGATATCGTAAATTATTTAGAGCAATTGAAAAAGAAAAACCTTCGATTCTGTTTATGGGAGGAGATTTACTTTCTTTTGATTGTACGGCAGACGTACTTCTACAAAAATTCAATGCTGTTAAGATAACATTACAGCAATCTTATCCAACTATTTTTTTAATTCTG
This region includes:
- a CDS encoding NADP-specific glutamate dehydrogenase, which codes for MSLDYVNSIMADVKAKNPNEKEFHQAVHEVVESLSVVFERHPEYRSNKILERIIEPERVIMFRVPWMDDQGNVHVNRGFRIEMNSAIGPYKGGLRFHPSVNLGILKFLAFEQVFKNSLTTLPMGGGKGGSDFDPKGKSDNEVMRFCQSFMNELVRHIGPNTDVPAGDIGVGGREIGFMFGQYKKLRNEFTGVLTGKGLNWGGSLIRPEATGYGAVYFAAEMLGTKGQALQEKKCLVSGSGNVAQYTIEKINHLGGKVVTLSDSNGYIYDEEGINAEKLAFVMYLKNVKRGRIQEYSAKYKNAVFTPIDAKHDYNPLWNHKADCAFPSATQNEITGKDAANLVKNGVYVVAEGANMPTTPEGIKVFLDSKILYGPGKAANAGGVATSGLEMAQNSMRYSWTREEVDNRLHLIMKSIHKTCVEVAERFGTPGNYVNGANIGGFLKVADAMLDQGLV